CTATAGATTAATCTTTTAGGAATCATTTTTACCTCAAGTATTTTTATTAACACTAACAATAATCATAACAGAATATTTACGTAATTTAAACAAAAAAAGTTACAAAAAACATATCAATAAAAAGTTCCATATATAATACCTTATTTAAAATAGGGAGATAAAGGAGAATAAATCAGATGGAAACCAAAACTAAGGTTCTCGTAGCCTATGCTACTTCCTATGGTTCTACGCAGGAAATAGCCGAGGTGATCTCAGAGACGCTACGCAGCCAAGGGCTGACTGTGGATTGTGAACCGATACGGAAGGTGAAGACAATTGAAGGATATAGTGGAGTAGTCCTGGGTGCCCCATTCTATATGTTCCACTGGCATAAGGAAGCGCTTCATTTTTTGTCGGAGTACCGGGAAATTCTGACCGGCCATTTACCGCTAGCTATTTTTGCTGGTGGCCCCTTTGGCCAAGTAGACGGGAAGGAATGGCAGGAAGTACGGGAAAAATTAGATTCGGAACTAGCTAAATTCCCCTGGCTTACTCCGGTCTCTATTGAAATAGTGGGCGGAAAGTTTGATCCGACCAAGCTGCGCTTCCCCTATAATCTCATTCCCGCCCTCAAGAAGATACCGGCAAGTGACCTGCGGGATTGGGTGAAGATTCGTACCTGGGCAAGCAGCCTGGCCGGAAAAACAGGGGACGGCTGTAATAGCTCAATAGTTCGCTAACTTTTTCTAGCTTTTCATAAGGGGTTATATATGAAAGTCCTCCCGTATCTTCTTAAGTGATTATATCCAAATAAGAAGTTTCCTAAATTATAGATGAGATCCTTTAAAGAATCAAATGCATTCACGGAGAATTTGCTACCGGGGCACCGGTCGGAAAAGAGACCTGGTGATGGCGGGCAATTTTATTCCAAATAGAGGTGATGCGGTCCTGGAAATATTAAAAAAGCTTGAGACGCTGTTGGAAGGGAAATAAAATGATTATAAAAGAAAACGAAATAGAGCAATCAGTCATAAATTATCATGGTCAAAAAGATTAGATAAATATTATTACATAATAGCAGAGGAAATTAATTTTATAATAAACGATAAAGAATATGTTTATCTACTGATTATTTATGCGTAATAAAAA
This genomic interval from Candidatus Atribacteria bacterium contains the following:
- a CDS encoding flavodoxin; this encodes METKTKVLVAYATSYGSTQEIAEVISETLRSQGLTVDCEPIRKVKTIEGYSGVVLGAPFYMFHWHKEALHFLSEYREILTGHLPLAIFAGGPFGQVDGKEWQEVREKLDSELAKFPWLTPVSIEIVGGKFDPTKLRFPYNLIPALKKIPASDLRDWVKIRTWASSLAGKTGDGCNSSIVR